Proteins from a genomic interval of Aureimonas sp. AU20:
- a CDS encoding glycosyltransferase family 4 protein — protein MPKLLFVVTEDWFFASHFLPMARVGVEMGWEVVVVARVREHAGAIEAVGARVVPLEAERRSVNPLQALATARKLAAILKRERPDLVHCISLKPILVGGLAGRMAGIRAQVFALTGLGFLGARQDGAGRLARRVLRLAVRGVLETKGTHYLFENRDDPRLLGLSLDDRRVTIVNGAGIDPDRYPATSLPGGATLKLALVARLLWSKGVDMAVEAVRLARARGCDVALDLYGAPDPSNPKAVPLETLREWTAGDGVRWLGATRDVASVWREHDLAILPSRGGEGLPRTLLESSACGRAALTTDVPGCRDLVRDGVDGYVLPVGDTEGFARRIEALASDRALLQSMGNSAAARVRGSYTERHVMETIAALYRRLVAS, from the coding sequence TTGCCGAAGCTGCTTTTCGTCGTCACCGAAGACTGGTTCTTCGCCTCCCACTTCCTGCCCATGGCGCGCGTCGGGGTCGAGATGGGCTGGGAGGTCGTGGTGGTCGCCCGCGTGCGCGAACATGCGGGGGCGATCGAGGCGGTTGGCGCGCGGGTCGTGCCGCTGGAGGCCGAGCGGCGCAGCGTCAATCCGCTGCAGGCCCTGGCCACCGCCCGAAAGCTGGCCGCGATCCTGAAGCGCGAACGGCCCGATCTCGTCCACTGCATTTCGCTGAAGCCAATTCTCGTCGGCGGCCTTGCCGGCCGCATGGCCGGCATCCGCGCCCAGGTCTTCGCGCTGACGGGCCTCGGCTTTCTCGGCGCGCGGCAGGACGGCGCCGGGCGCCTCGCGCGCCGGGTCCTGCGCCTCGCGGTTCGCGGCGTGCTGGAGACGAAGGGCACGCATTATCTCTTCGAGAACCGCGACGACCCCCGGCTTCTCGGGCTGAGCCTCGACGATCGACGGGTCACGATCGTCAACGGCGCCGGCATCGACCCCGATCGCTATCCCGCCACATCCCTGCCCGGCGGCGCGACGCTGAAACTCGCGCTGGTCGCACGGCTTCTCTGGTCCAAGGGCGTGGACATGGCGGTGGAAGCGGTTCGCCTCGCCCGCGCCCGAGGCTGCGATGTCGCGCTCGATCTTTATGGCGCGCCCGATCCGTCCAATCCCAAGGCCGTTCCGCTAGAGACCTTGCGGGAGTGGACGGCAGGCGATGGCGTCCGCTGGCTCGGCGCGACGCGGGACGTCGCCTCGGTCTGGCGCGAGCACGATCTCGCCATTCTGCCCTCGCGCGGCGGCGAAGGCCTGCCGCGCACGCTTCTGGAATCCTCGGCCTGCGGGCGCGCCGCGCTGACCACGGACGTTCCCGGCTGCCGCGATCTCGTGCGCGACGGGGTGGACGGCTACGTCCTGCCGGTCGGCGACACCGAGGGTTTCGCGCGGCGCATCGAAGCTTTGGCGAGCGACCGCGCTCTGCTGCAATCCATGGGGAATAGCGCTGCCGCCCGCGTGCGAGGCTCCTATACCGAGCGCCACGTCATGGAGACGATTGCCGCTCTCTACCGCCGCCTCGTCGCCAGTTGA
- a CDS encoding DegT/DnrJ/EryC1/StrS family aminotransferase: MTQAIPFIDLATQRDLIREGIEARLGRIMDQGSFIQGPEVAEFEAGLSAFSGMAETVSCSSGTDALLMPLMAWNIGPGDAVFVPSFTFAATAEVVGLAGATAVFVEVLPDTFNIDPEHLRRTVAAIARAGELRPRAIIAVDLFGQIADYAPIRAVADEFGLKLISDAAQGFGSTRGGHLAGHWADVVATSFYPAKPLGCYGDGGAIQTDDAELAAILRSIRVHGGGSDKYDNVRLGLTARLDSFQAAVLNEKLALFPGEIEARMRIAARYGEHLAGVAPQTIAGDVVSTWAQYTIRVPGGRRDAFMAEMKDRGVPTVIYYGKALHQQTAYRHFPVGGNGLPVTEALCGEVVSLPMHAYLDETVQDRIVEAVADSLRAVGLPAA, encoded by the coding sequence ATGACCCAAGCGATTCCGTTCATCGATCTGGCGACGCAGCGCGATCTCATCCGCGAGGGGATCGAGGCGCGTCTCGGCCGGATCATGGATCAGGGATCGTTCATCCAGGGGCCGGAGGTCGCCGAGTTCGAGGCCGGGCTGTCGGCCTTCAGCGGCATGGCGGAGACCGTCTCCTGCTCCTCCGGCACCGACGCGCTTCTGATGCCGCTCATGGCCTGGAACATCGGGCCCGGCGACGCCGTCTTCGTTCCCAGCTTCACCTTCGCGGCGACGGCCGAAGTGGTGGGCCTCGCCGGAGCGACCGCCGTCTTCGTCGAGGTTCTGCCCGACACGTTCAACATCGACCCCGAGCACCTCCGCCGCACCGTCGCCGCCATCGCCCGCGCCGGCGAGTTGCGCCCGCGCGCCATCATCGCGGTGGATCTCTTCGGCCAGATCGCGGACTACGCACCGATCCGCGCGGTGGCCGACGAGTTCGGCCTGAAGCTCATCTCGGACGCGGCGCAGGGCTTCGGCTCGACACGCGGCGGGCATCTGGCCGGCCATTGGGCCGACGTGGTGGCGACCAGCTTCTACCCGGCCAAGCCGCTCGGCTGCTATGGCGACGGCGGCGCGATTCAGACCGACGACGCCGAGCTTGCCGCGATCCTGCGCTCGATCCGCGTCCATGGCGGGGGCAGCGACAAATACGACAATGTTCGGCTCGGCCTCACCGCGCGGCTGGATTCCTTCCAGGCCGCCGTTCTCAACGAGAAGCTGGCGCTCTTCCCCGGCGAGATCGAGGCGCGCATGCGCATCGCCGCCCGCTATGGCGAGCATCTGGCCGGCGTCGCGCCGCAGACGATCGCGGGCGATGTCGTCTCGACCTGGGCGCAATATACGATCCGCGTCCCCGGCGGGCGGCGCGATGCGTTCATGGCCGAGATGAAGGACCGCGGCGTTCCGACCGTGATCTATTACGGCAAGGCCCTGCACCAGCAGACGGCCTATCGTCACTTCCCGGTCGGCGGCAACGGGCTGCCCGTGACCGAGGCGCTTTGCGGCGAGGTCGTGAGCCTGCCCATGCATGCCTATCTCGACGAGACGGTGCAGGATCGCATCGTCGAGGCGGTGGCAGACTCGCTGCGCGCGGTCGGCCTGCCCGCCGCCTAA
- the rfbA gene encoding glucose-1-phosphate thymidylyltransferase RfbA, which produces MKGIILAGGSGTRLHPMTLTASKQLLPVYDKPMIYYPLSVLMLTGIRDILIISTPHDLPRFRALLGTGERWGMKFTYAEQPSPDGLAQAYLIGEEFVGGEKSALILGDNVFYGHGLPELLGSAVTRDKGASVFAYHVNDPERYGVVAFDEAGRATSIEEKPQNPASNWAVTGLYFYDGRASEFARALKPSPRGELEITDLNRVYLEEGSLSVECMGRGFAWLDTGTPDSLLQAAEFVRTLEHRQGFKVCCPEEIAFNLGFIDADQLTRLGKELGKSQYGVYLQKIAQGGL; this is translated from the coding sequence ATGAAGGGCATCATTCTGGCGGGCGGAAGCGGCACGCGGCTGCATCCGATGACGCTGACGGCGTCGAAGCAGCTCCTGCCGGTCTACGACAAGCCGATGATCTACTATCCGCTGTCGGTCCTCATGCTGACCGGCATCCGGGACATTCTCATCATCTCCACTCCGCACGACCTGCCCCGCTTCCGCGCCCTGCTGGGCACGGGCGAGCGCTGGGGCATGAAGTTCACCTATGCCGAGCAGCCGAGCCCGGACGGGCTCGCGCAGGCCTATCTCATCGGCGAGGAGTTCGTCGGCGGCGAGAAGTCGGCGCTGATCCTGGGCGACAACGTGTTCTACGGCCACGGCCTGCCAGAGCTTCTGGGCAGCGCGGTGACGCGCGACAAGGGCGCCAGCGTCTTCGCCTATCATGTGAACGATCCCGAGCGTTACGGCGTCGTGGCCTTCGACGAAGCGGGCCGCGCCACCTCGATCGAAGAAAAGCCTCAGAATCCCGCCTCCAACTGGGCCGTCACCGGGCTCTATTTCTACGACGGGCGCGCCTCCGAGTTCGCCCGCGCGCTGAAGCCCTCGCCGCGCGGCGAGCTGGAGATCACCGATCTCAACCGCGTCTATCTCGAGGAAGGCTCGCTCAGCGTCGAATGCATGGGCCGGGGCTTCGCCTGGCTCGACACGGGCACGCCCGATTCGCTGCTGCAAGCGGCCGAATTCGTGCGCACGCTAGAGCATCGCCAGGGCTTCAAGGTCTGCTGCCCGGAGGAGATCGCGTTCAATCTCGGCTTCATCGACGCCGACCAGCTGACGCGCCTCGGCAAGGAACTCGGCAAGAGCCAGTACGGCGTCTATCTCCAGAAGATCGCCCAAGGCGGCCTCTGA
- a CDS encoding ABC transporter permease, producing the protein MALTDAPVFVSTGHSDRKARMRECVADFSKGLGMRELWLFLGWRDVRKHYQRSVLGPFWLTLSMGLMVLGLGILYSQIFGQAIHDYLPFLAIGFIIWGLISGLIIGACDVYSGAAASVRQVRMPLSIYVFQFVWRQFITFAHNFIIYIVVAIFFGLSPGLNVLMFLPALVLVVLNGFFVTMILAPLCARFRDIPMIVQSVVQIVFFMTPILWDPKLVPQRAVFLQANPFYHFIEIIRAPLLGRVASLENWTICLGLTAVLGFLAFHFFARYRPRIAYWA; encoded by the coding sequence ATGGCTTTGACGGACGCTCCTGTTTTCGTCTCCACCGGTCACTCCGACCGGAAGGCCCGGATGCGCGAATGCGTGGCGGACTTTTCCAAGGGTCTGGGGATGCGCGAGCTCTGGCTGTTTCTGGGCTGGCGGGACGTGCGCAAGCACTACCAGCGCTCCGTGCTCGGCCCGTTCTGGCTGACGCTGTCCATGGGCCTGATGGTTCTCGGCCTCGGCATCCTCTATTCGCAGATCTTCGGGCAGGCGATCCACGACTACCTGCCCTTCCTGGCGATCGGCTTCATCATCTGGGGGCTCATCAGCGGCCTGATCATCGGCGCGTGCGACGTGTATTCCGGCGCCGCCGCCTCGGTACGGCAGGTGCGCATGCCGCTCAGCATCTACGTCTTCCAGTTCGTCTGGCGCCAGTTCATCACCTTCGCCCACAACTTCATCATCTATATCGTGGTGGCGATCTTCTTCGGCCTTTCGCCGGGGCTGAATGTGCTGATGTTCTTGCCCGCCCTCGTTCTGGTGGTGCTGAACGGCTTCTTCGTCACCATGATCCTGGCGCCGCTCTGCGCGCGCTTCCGCGACATTCCGATGATCGTGCAGAGCGTGGTGCAGATCGTGTTCTTCATGACGCCGATCCTGTGGGACCCCAAGCTCGTTCCCCAGCGCGCCGTCTTCCTTCAGGCCAACCCGTTCTACCATTTCATCGAGATCATCCGCGCGCCGCTTCTCGGCCGCGTGGCCTCGCTGGAGAACTGGACGATCTGCCTCGGGCTGACCGCCGTTCTCGGCTTCCTCGCCTTCCATTTCTTCGCGCGCTATCGCCCGCGCATCGCATATTGGGCCTGA
- a CDS encoding rhamnan synthesis F family protein yields MKPDVPVIFVHAFYADVWAEMALEIAESFDRPFEVVVTCPNPALELVTVQSPHLVRQRRIDVENRGRDVLPFLRALREVGPSFSVGLKLHTKRSKHRSDGEAWRKHLTGTLLRRDEAETGPDVLALMEEEPRLGLVAPANHMLPLESRIGLNAKALRRVAGALRLPLDLEALEADHFAASSMFWFRRSALEALAEPKLETLFEREKGQLDGTTAHALERLFALLAERRGTVATAAEAVPALRRAAREGASLEDLRALARSELRPLENPFILPVPELWRRHPRLMLVAHHLYHHLPRPLFAVARVGFRLIMRRERGPKAG; encoded by the coding sequence TTGAAGCCGGACGTTCCCGTCATCTTCGTCCATGCCTTCTACGCCGATGTCTGGGCGGAGATGGCGCTGGAGATCGCCGAAAGCTTCGATCGGCCCTTCGAGGTCGTGGTGACCTGCCCGAACCCGGCGCTGGAACTGGTTACGGTGCAGAGCCCGCATCTCGTGCGCCAGCGGCGCATCGACGTGGAAAACCGGGGGCGGGACGTCCTGCCGTTCCTGCGGGCGCTGCGCGAGGTCGGCCCGAGCTTTTCGGTCGGGCTGAAGCTCCACACCAAGCGCTCCAAGCACCGCAGCGATGGCGAAGCCTGGCGCAAGCACCTCACCGGCACCCTGCTTCGCCGCGACGAAGCGGAGACCGGGCCGGACGTGCTCGCCCTGATGGAGGAAGAGCCGAGGCTCGGCCTCGTCGCCCCGGCCAACCACATGCTGCCTCTGGAAAGCCGGATCGGCCTCAACGCCAAGGCGCTGAGGCGCGTTGCCGGCGCGCTGCGACTGCCGCTCGATCTGGAGGCGCTGGAGGCCGATCATTTCGCCGCCAGTTCCATGTTCTGGTTTCGACGTAGTGCGCTGGAAGCGCTGGCCGAGCCCAAACTGGAAACCCTGTTCGAGCGCGAAAAGGGCCAGCTCGACGGCACCACGGCCCACGCGCTGGAGCGGCTTTTCGCGCTTCTGGCGGAGCGGCGGGGAACCGTCGCGACGGCCGCCGAGGCCGTTCCGGCGCTGCGCCGGGCAGCGCGCGAAGGCGCGTCGCTGGAAGACCTGCGAGCGCTGGCCCGCTCGGAACTGCGGCCGCTGGAGAACCCGTTCATTCTCCCGGTGCCGGAACTCTGGCGCCGGCATCCGCGCCTGATGCTGGTGGCGCATCATCTCTATCACCACCTGCCGCGCCCGCTCTTCGCCGTCGCACGAGTCGGCTTCCGCCTGATCATGAGACGCGAGCGCGGCCCCAAGGCCGGGTGA
- the rfbD gene encoding dTDP-4-dehydrorhamnose reductase has product MRLLVTGRDGQVAQALLTLSGGDLELVALGRPALDITDRASLDLAIAEHRPDAVVNAAAYTAVDKAESEEAAAFAVNAEGAGNAAAAAAAAGLPVIHISTDYVFAGDKSAPYVETDPTGPQGVYGRSKLEGERLVAEANPNHAILRTAWVYGPYGANFLKTMLRLSQTRDELRVVGDQRGTPTYAPDIAGGIVAVARKLVSGAPEARGTFHMVAEGETTWAGFAEAVFERLAASGGKTVRVEPITTADYPTPARRPANSRLDTARFRAAFGHSLPVWTDGVTRCMAALAANEAP; this is encoded by the coding sequence ATGCGGCTTCTCGTGACGGGGCGCGACGGTCAGGTCGCGCAGGCGCTTCTGACTCTGTCGGGCGGCGACCTTGAGCTCGTGGCGCTCGGGCGCCCGGCGCTGGACATCACAGACCGCGCCTCGCTCGATCTCGCGATCGCCGAACACCGGCCGGACGCGGTGGTGAACGCCGCCGCCTATACGGCGGTGGACAAGGCCGAGAGCGAGGAAGCGGCGGCCTTCGCCGTCAACGCCGAAGGGGCGGGAAACGCCGCCGCTGCTGCGGCGGCCGCCGGCCTTCCCGTGATCCACATCTCGACCGACTATGTCTTCGCCGGCGACAAGAGCGCGCCTTACGTCGAGACCGACCCGACCGGGCCGCAGGGCGTTTATGGCCGCTCCAAGCTGGAAGGCGAGCGGCTCGTGGCGGAGGCGAACCCGAACCATGCCATCCTGCGCACGGCTTGGGTCTACGGTCCCTATGGCGCGAACTTCCTGAAGACCATGCTGCGCCTGTCGCAGACGCGGGACGAACTGCGTGTGGTGGGCGATCAGCGGGGAACGCCGACCTACGCGCCTGATATCGCGGGAGGCATCGTGGCGGTGGCCCGCAAGCTCGTGTCCGGCGCACCGGAGGCACGCGGTACGTTCCACATGGTGGCCGAGGGCGAGACGACCTGGGCGGGCTTTGCCGAGGCCGTGTTCGAGCGCCTGGCCGCCTCGGGCGGCAAGACGGTTCGCGTCGAGCCCATCACCACGGCGGACTATCCGACGCCGGCGCGCCGACCCGCCAATTCGCGGCTCGACACCGCGCGCTTCCGCGCCGCCTTCGGCCATTCCCTGCCGGTCTGGACGGACGGCGTGACCCGCTGCATGGCGGCGCTCGCCGCGAACGAAGCGCCTTGA
- the rfbC gene encoding dTDP-4-dehydrorhamnose 3,5-epimerase: MLEVRALAIPDVLEIVPRKFGDDRGFFSETFNRDRLRANNVDKDWMQDNQSYSAEAFTLRGLHYQEPPFAQDKLVRVLRGKILDVAVDIRKGSPTFGKWVSLELSAESFNQILVPVGFAHGFVTLVPHTEVFYKVSAPYSGQHDRSIRFDDPDFAIDWPLGGREPVLSAKDEAAPNLRDIESPFVYENEA; the protein is encoded by the coding sequence ATGCTCGAAGTCCGCGCTCTGGCTATTCCGGACGTATTGGAAATCGTGCCGAGGAAATTCGGGGATGACCGCGGTTTCTTCTCGGAAACCTTCAACCGCGACCGACTTCGCGCCAATAACGTCGATAAGGACTGGATGCAGGACAACCAGTCCTACTCCGCCGAGGCGTTTACGCTGCGGGGCCTGCACTATCAGGAACCGCCCTTCGCCCAGGACAAGCTGGTTCGCGTGCTGCGCGGCAAGATCCTCGACGTCGCGGTGGACATCCGCAAGGGCTCGCCGACCTTCGGCAAGTGGGTGTCGCTGGAGCTTTCGGCCGAAAGCTTCAACCAAATCCTCGTGCCGGTCGGCTTCGCACACGGCTTCGTCACGCTCGTTCCGCACACCGAGGTCTTCTATAAGGTGAGCGCGCCCTATAGCGGGCAGCACGACCGCTCCATCCGCTTCGACGATCCGGACTTCGCCATCGACTGGCCTCTCGGCGGCCGCGAACCGGTCCTGTCCGCCAAGGACGAGGCGGCTCCGAACCTTCGCGACATCGAATCGCCCTTCGTCTACGAGAACGAGGCCTGA
- a CDS encoding DUF3429 domain-containing protein: protein MSQRAPDTITIPVREPTRSPLIDILFAYAAIVPIAAGAVSLYVWPARSDAVLPLTLIWAGAIVTFLSGVRRGVSFRMPDGATISQLAMMLWLFLAGFGSILLTGAQWFGAATVVLILAYLSLAVLDPLAARSGEVPSSFAGLRPYQMGLAVLSLALLGLRVAGFA, encoded by the coding sequence ATGAGCCAGCGCGCGCCTGACACGATCACCATTCCCGTCCGCGAACCGACCCGTTCGCCCTTGATCGACATCCTCTTCGCCTATGCCGCGATCGTCCCGATCGCGGCCGGCGCGGTGTCGCTCTATGTCTGGCCGGCGCGGTCGGACGCCGTGCTGCCGTTGACGCTGATCTGGGCCGGCGCGATCGTCACGTTCCTGTCGGGCGTCCGGCGCGGCGTCAGCTTCCGCATGCCGGATGGCGCCACGATTTCGCAGCTCGCCATGATGCTCTGGTTGTTTCTGGCAGGATTTGGCTCGATCCTCCTGACGGGCGCGCAATGGTTCGGGGCTGCGACGGTCGTTCTGATCCTTGCCTATCTCTCGCTCGCCGTTCTGGACCCGCTGGCCGCGCGTTCTGGCGAGGTGCCGAGCAGTTTCGCCGGGTTGCGGCCCTATCAGATGGGACTGGCGGTCCTGTCGCTCGCCTTGCTCGGCCTGCGGGTCGCGGGCTTCGCCTGA
- a CDS encoding ABC transporter ATP-binding protein: protein MASIQFENVSVDIPVFNASNRSLKNNVLSAATGGQIQPRDSGRMAVRAIDNLSFELTHGTRVGLIGHNGAGKSTMLRVIAGIYTPTGGRVTVEGDVAPMFDIGFGMDPDATGWDNIILRGMLLGYSKREIQEKARDIALVSDLGEFLDMPLRTYSAGMSTRLAFAVSTSIRPEILLIDEGIGAGDAAFLAQARERMQRFISEAGLLVLASHADDLLRQWCRTGIWMEHGRMRMHGEIEEVLAAYHASLAGG, encoded by the coding sequence ATGGCTTCGATCCAGTTCGAGAACGTCTCGGTCGACATTCCCGTCTTCAACGCGAGCAACCGCTCGCTGAAGAACAATGTCCTGTCCGCCGCCACCGGCGGCCAGATCCAGCCGCGCGACAGCGGCCGCATGGCCGTGCGCGCCATCGACAACCTGTCCTTCGAGCTGACGCATGGAACGCGGGTCGGCCTCATCGGCCATAACGGCGCCGGCAAGTCCACCATGCTGCGGGTCATCGCCGGCATCTACACGCCGACGGGCGGGCGCGTCACGGTCGAGGGCGACGTCGCGCCGATGTTCGACATCGGCTTCGGCATGGACCCGGACGCGACGGGCTGGGACAACATCATCCTGCGCGGCATGCTGCTTGGCTATTCCAAGCGCGAAATCCAGGAAAAGGCGCGCGACATCGCGCTCGTCAGCGATCTCGGCGAATTCCTCGACATGCCGCTGCGGACCTATTCGGCCGGCATGTCGACCCGCCTCGCCTTCGCCGTCTCCACCTCGATCAGGCCCGAGATCCTCCTGATCGACGAGGGCATCGGCGCCGGTGACGCGGCCTTCCTGGCCCAGGCGCGCGAGCGCATGCAGCGCTTCATTAGTGAAGCCGGCCTCCTCGTGCTCGCCTCGCATGCCGACGACCTCCTGCGCCAATGGTGCCGGACCGGCATCTGGATGGAGCACGGCCGAATGCGCATGCATGGCGAGATCGAAGAGGTTCTCGCCGCCTATCACGCCTCGCTCGCGGGCGGTTAA
- the rfbB gene encoding dTDP-glucose 4,6-dehydratase, whose translation MKILVTGGAGFIGSAVCRHLVNDTEHSVVNLDKLTYAASLSSLDSIADDPRYTFVKGDILDRAFVLDILRREEVDAIMHLAAESHVDRSIDGPGDFIQTNIVGTYELLEAARAYWSELSGERKAAFRFHHISTDEVFGDLPLDDSLFTEDTPYAPSSPYSASKASSDHLVMAWHHTYHLPVVLSNCSNNYGPYHFPEKLIPLIILNGLEGKRLPVYGRGENVRDWLFVADHARALALVATKGEIGRSYNIGGRNERSNLAVVETICDTLDRLSPLADGTKRRSLIDFVTDRPGHDLRYAIDATRIETELGWKAEETFETGLEKTVRWYLDNRDWWQPIREGRYSGQRLGAKG comes from the coding sequence ATGAAGATCCTCGTCACCGGCGGCGCCGGCTTCATCGGTTCGGCCGTCTGCCGGCATCTCGTGAACGACACGGAGCATTCCGTCGTCAATCTCGACAAGCTGACCTATGCGGCGAGCCTGTCCTCGCTCGATTCGATCGCCGACGACCCGCGCTATACCTTCGTGAAGGGCGACATTCTCGATCGCGCCTTCGTGCTGGACATCCTTCGCCGGGAAGAGGTCGACGCGATCATGCATCTGGCCGCCGAAAGCCATGTCGATCGCTCGATCGACGGGCCGGGCGACTTCATCCAGACCAACATCGTCGGCACCTACGAGCTTCTGGAAGCGGCGCGGGCCTACTGGTCAGAGCTCTCAGGCGAGCGCAAGGCGGCCTTCCGCTTCCACCATATCTCGACCGACGAGGTCTTCGGCGACCTGCCGCTGGACGACAGCCTCTTCACCGAGGACACGCCCTACGCGCCGTCCTCGCCCTATTCGGCGTCGAAGGCCTCGTCCGACCATCTCGTCATGGCCTGGCACCACACCTACCATCTGCCGGTGGTGCTTTCGAACTGCTCGAACAATTACGGGCCCTATCATTTCCCCGAGAAGCTCATCCCGCTCATCATCCTGAACGGGCTGGAGGGCAAGCGCCTGCCGGTCTACGGCCGGGGCGAGAACGTGCGCGACTGGCTCTTCGTCGCGGATCACGCCCGCGCCCTGGCGCTGGTCGCGACCAAGGGCGAGATCGGCCGCTCCTACAATATCGGTGGGCGCAACGAGCGCTCGAACCTCGCTGTGGTCGAGACGATCTGCGACACGCTGGACCGCCTGTCGCCGCTGGCGGACGGCACCAAGCGCCGCTCGCTGATCGACTTCGTGACGGATCGCCCGGGCCACGACCTGCGCTATGCCATCGACGCCACGCGCATCGAGACCGAACTCGGCTGGAAGGCCGAGGAGACGTTCGAGACGGGTCTGGAAAAGACCGTCCGCTGGTATCTCGACAATCGCGACTGGTGGCAGCCGATCCGCGAGGGTCGCTATAGCGGCCAGCGCCTCGGCGCGAAGGGTTGA